Within Candidatus Dojkabacteria bacterium, the genomic segment CAAGCTGAAAGATAAGGGTGTAAGCAAGAATTTCCGCTTGGAAGATATCAAGGATTTGATGGCCTTCACGATCCTCGTAGATAAGGTGGAGGAGTGCTACAAAGTTGCAGAAATAGTAGTCAAAAATAGCGACATAGATATGTCGGAATACGATGACTATATCCGTCATCCGAAAAAGAACGGATATCGTGCGATTCATATTCAGACAAGCTTCGCTGATATGGGGGTAAGAGCTTTCGAGGTGCAGATAAAGACCGAGGAGATGCATCAGTACAATATGTACGGTCCTGCTTCTCACATCGTTTATAAGATCGAGAGGGAGCTTGGCAAAGGCAACCCACGTGAGTATTACTGGGTGAAAGAATTGCATAAGAGCCTGTACGAGTACCAACAAATTAAGAAGTCACGCTCTATTCCTATCCGTTCAGATATCTTCAAAAACAAAGTATTCGTATTTACACCACAGAACCGGCTAATTGAACTGCCAGTAGGTTCTACTGTTGTTGATTTCGCTTATGAAATCCACAGCGATCTCGGCAACAAAATGACTGGTTGCAGGCTGAACGGACGAAAGAGCAAGGTCTGGACAATGCTTGCGACTGGAGATCTGGTCGAAGTTATTACAGACGAGAGCCAGGAGCTACCCGATAGGGAATGGCTCAAGTTTGTGCGCACTAGGAAAGCGCGCGAGGCAATTGAGAGCGCAATCAGCAGGAATTCTGAGGGGGTGAAGTTTACCCACACGATACAGTAGTCAGCATCTTCCCAAACAGAGTGCAATAAGCTACTATCATCAAGATATGACGAAGAAATCAAGAGAGAAAATAAACAAAACAATAACAATCATTCTCGGAATTGCCTTCCTGGCCTCAATAGTATTCCCAGTGGTTGCTGCTGTTACAGACATCCTGAACTAATACCCACAAGTAGCTAGCGATTTAGCCTCAAAGAGTCGATTAGTAACATGGCCGAGTGGTCGGGCTAATCCTAATGTTGTAAAATTCCTGTATGGCGGATGAAATTCAACTGCAATCTCCGATAACTGCCATCCCTCTGATCGGGCCTGCACAAGCGGGCAAATTGTCACGCTTAGGGATTACAACAGTAAACGACCTGCTTTACCATTTCCCTGTCAAATATAAAGACACCTCATCAATAGTGACTATCGAGCAGGCAAAAACTGCAGGCTCGGGCACAGTAAAGATTACAGTAGATGATATTAAGATGAACTTCACAAGGCGTGGCATGGTGATCACAAGGGCTGTAGTGAGAGATGAAAGTGGCAGCGCGGGCATCGTATGGTTTAACCAACGATTTATCGTAAACAGCGTCAAGAAAGGGCATGACTACTTTATGGAGCTGAAGCTCCCCAACAAGCCTGGCGCAAAAGATTTTTACTGTAACGAGTACGAGGAGGTGCAGGGCGAGCAGAAGCATCTGGGCAAGATTGTGCCGTACTATGACCAAACTGCTGGCATTAGCTCCAAATGGCTTAGGGCAAGGATGAGCACGCTGCAAGATAAGATCGACGAGATTGTCACCGACCCACTACCAAAGGCAATTATTAAGGAGCAAGGGGTAGTCGGCTTAAAAGAGGCACTGCACAAAATCCATTTCCCAGCGAGCTTTGAAGATGTCGAGGTGGCAAGAAAGAGACTCGCTCTAGATGAGATGCTAGGTGTCGCACGAAAGTTAGAAAAGAAGAAAGAGGAAACACGCGGCGGGTCAGCCCAACCTATAGAGGTAAAGGGTAGGGCGCTTCGGGAGTTTATAGGCGGATTGCCATTCATGCTTACAAATGATCAACAAAAAGCAATCGAAGAAATTCTTGGAGATATACAGAAAGAGCAGCCGATGTACCGGCTATTAAACGGAGATGTAGGCTCGGGCAAGACTATAGTGGCCGCGATCGCTTCATATATGACTGCGCTAAATGGCCGATCAACAATCATCATGGCTCCGACGACAATACTAGCCAATCAGCACTATGCTTCATTAAATTCAATCCTTGACCCGGAAGAGATTAACATCCAACTGCTGATAGCTGGCCAAACACTCGAGCCAACTATGAAATCGCAAATAGTCGTGGGAACACATGCAATCCTTTTCGAGGAGTATCTACCAGACAATACAGGACTGGTAATTGTGGATGAGCAGCATAGATTCGGTGTAAAGCAGCGCGAGCAACTTCGCCAAACGGCATCAGGGCTCCGACCACACTACCTTACCATGACCGCCACGCCTATTCCGCGCACTTTAGCAAATGTTGTCTACGGCGACATGGAAGTGTCACAGATCCGCGAGATGCCCAAAGATAGGCTACCCATCGAGACCCACGTCGTGCCATCAAAGAAATCTGCTGATTGCTACAAGTGGATCCACGATCGAATCGTTGCATCTAAGTTCGACGAGCAGGCATTTATCATATTCCCGCTAGTAGAGGAGTCAGAGAAAGTCGACCTTAAGGCTGCCACAATCGCCCATGAGGAGCTAAGCAGCTCGATCTTCAAAGAGCTAAAGGTGGGACTGCTGCACGGTCGGATGAAAGAAGAAGAGAAGGATAAGGTGCTGAAAGATTTTAGAGATAAGAAATACCACGTGCTTGTATCTACTACTGTGATTGAGGTTGGAATCGACATCCCTGACGCCAGCATGGTCGTAATCGAGCACGCCGAGAGGTTTGGTCTTGCTCAACTGCACCAGCTGAGGGGTAGAGTAGGGCGTGGCAACAAACAATCTTTCTGTTACGTCATCCCAAGCCCCGATGTTGAGTTTGATTCACCAGCCTATGAGCGACTAAACTATTTTGCATCTCATAATTCCGGCTTCGATGTAGCAGAGTATGATCTGATAAGTCGCGGCCCTGGAGAGGTATATGGTCTGAAGCAATCAGGGCTGCCAGACCTAAAGATAGCTGACTTCAACGACGTTGAGCTGCTGATAAAAGCTAGAGAGATCGCGAGACGACTCTCTAGCTAAGAGTGCAGGCTTGGTCGGAAGCCTATTCCACATCCTCCTCAAGCCAATCTATCCAGCTCTCTGACCAATCCACCGAGTCGCCGCTAAACACTAGCTCACCCATGAAATGCCTCTGATATCTGAGCATGTCAGGTACCCATAGCTCATCGTCTTCAAGCATCTCATCGAGCGGGAGTGAGTCTACGTCAAACCAGTTTGCCGCGACTTCCTGATTCTCCTCAAGCTCACCATCCCAATCACGGATTATGTAGACATGCCTATCAACAATCCTTCGCTCCTCCTTAATTCGGATTTTTCCGACCTCTTCATAATCTGCTATCTGCACCCCAAGCTCCTCATAGGCTTGACGAGCA encodes:
- the recG gene encoding ATP-dependent DNA helicase RecG, with the protein product MADEIQLQSPITAIPLIGPAQAGKLSRLGITTVNDLLYHFPVKYKDTSSIVTIEQAKTAGSGTVKITVDDIKMNFTRRGMVITRAVVRDESGSAGIVWFNQRFIVNSVKKGHDYFMELKLPNKPGAKDFYCNEYEEVQGEQKHLGKIVPYYDQTAGISSKWLRARMSTLQDKIDEIVTDPLPKAIIKEQGVVGLKEALHKIHFPASFEDVEVARKRLALDEMLGVARKLEKKKEETRGGSAQPIEVKGRALREFIGGLPFMLTNDQQKAIEEILGDIQKEQPMYRLLNGDVGSGKTIVAAIASYMTALNGRSTIIMAPTTILANQHYASLNSILDPEEINIQLLIAGQTLEPTMKSQIVVGTHAILFEEYLPDNTGLVIVDEQHRFGVKQREQLRQTASGLRPHYLTMTATPIPRTLANVVYGDMEVSQIREMPKDRLPIETHVVPSKKSADCYKWIHDRIVASKFDEQAFIIFPLVEESEKVDLKAATIAHEELSSSIFKELKVGLLHGRMKEEEKDKVLKDFRDKKYHVLVSTTVIEVGIDIPDASMVVIEHAERFGLAQLHQLRGRVGRGNKQSFCYVIPSPDVEFDSPAYERLNYFASHNSGFDVAEYDLISRGPGEVYGLKQSGLPDLKIADFNDVELLIKAREIARRLSS
- a CDS encoding HD domain-containing protein, whose amino-acid sequence is MDKKLLIDVIMEKVPTQYHSLLIEALQFAEEVHKDQIRKSGEPFLFHPLNVAAIVAEINLDTDSIIAALLHNCFKEKSAQEIRELSREIEEKFGEEVLKMVKNIDRFSAGTRSETDAAVITKYIMACTDDIRLVLIKLADRLHNSRTIDALTAEQQQKAAKNIINIYSPLCTYLNLYDFKKELEETAFKIMDPKKFELIDKRLTKLKINDHAEILKIKKRLADLLSPYGMHPIIYGRIKGHYSIHTKLKDKGVSKNFRLEDIKDLMAFTILVDKVEECYKVAEIVVKNSDIDMSEYDDYIRHPKKNGYRAIHIQTSFADMGVRAFEVQIKTEEMHQYNMYGPASHIVYKIERELGKGNPREYYWVKELHKSLYEYQQIKKSRSIPIRSDIFKNKVFVFTPQNRLIELPVGSTVVDFAYEIHSDLGNKMTGCRLNGRKSKVWTMLATGDLVEVITDESQELPDREWLKFVRTRKAREAIESAISRNSEGVKFTHTIQ
- a CDS encoding NUDIX domain-containing protein yields the protein MLQVKTAHGFLVREKDGKTQVCLAQHRAGNDHPQREVKWNGVSGKFDPDNDKTLADALARQAYEELGVQIADYEEVGKIRIKEERRIVDRHVYIIRDWDGELEENQEVAANWFDVDSLPLDEMLEDDELWVPDMLRYQRHFMGELVFSGDSVDWSESWIDWLEEDVE